TTTCAACTTAGAAGTACACATTAATTAATTCGAAATTCAATTTAGTTAATGAGACGAGATTAATGGTATAGAAAATCTGAAAATTAATGCAAAATCTCCAAGTTTTTCGGAATGGAATTGTGACCGTTGATAATGAAAGGCAATACAACTCAATCTGAATCCTCtcctatttatttattattcatcTCCAACTTTTACTTGACTTCCAAGTTGTTCATCGTCTACATCTTTCATTCTTCATTTGAATTTCTCCAATGGCGGAAGCTACTGAAACCGACTTCTTGAAACAACAAAAAGGCAGACGACGCATCAAAAACTTCTTGGCTGCGATCAATTATCATGATGATGATCTTCAAACAACCATCAAGATCATGCGCATGAAACTCCTTGAGATTCAACAAAGGGATTCATCTGCTGTGATCAACAAACCTCAAACAGTTCGGAAGATTATTTTCAAGTTCAGTGGATCAAAAACAGTTCTCCATAAACACGATGACATCGAAAAAGATTCAAGAAACATGTCACATTCCGAAACCAAGCGACAGAAGATCAACAATGGTGGCATGCAGTTTGTGATGGATTTCATAAAAAGTGTGGGTGGGTCGGAGGCTCAGTTTGTGATCGAGAAGAGGCTCACGATATCAGATGTGAACCCGAACCAGGGGCGGCTGCTGATACCGGTGTTACAACTCAAGAATAAGAAGGGTTTCTTGACGGCGGATGAGGAAACAATGATGGGAAATAAAGAAGACGTAAGTGTGTGGGTGTTTGATCCGGAAAGGCGTAAATCGATGTTGAATCTAGCAAAGTGGAAGATGAGTAAAGAATGCTATGTGTTGAAAACCAACTGGAACCAGGTTGTCAAGGCAAATGGGTTCAAGGAAGAGATAGTGATACGGGTTTTGTCCTTTAGAGTTGATGACCAACTTTGTTTTGTGCTTGATCGTGTCGCATGATGACTTAATCAAATTAAGGTAGGTAGGTAGTATATATGTGTTATGTTTTCTTAATTGGGAATTTTGCACTGATAACAGGATATATGTTATGTTTTCTTAGTTGTCTGTTTCTGATTTTATTGATTGTCGACCTCGGTTACTATTTTAAGCTCGAAAAACGGACGGGTGGGTTAGGTAATGGGTCAAAACGAGCTTGTATGTTAACAGTTTATTTTCAAAAGGGTTTGAACTTTGAAAACTATATTTTCTTGGACAGTAGCTTAGGCCAATCACTGGATACTCACTAGCGAAGCGATCCATAAATTAAAGCCTGCCAACTTTCTCCCGTGCATTGTCCTTTTTAACGACCTCTTTAATCATCTCCGACAGCTCCAACTCGTTTAGATTAGAAGTAATCCCTGAACGCATCATGAACCTGACATGAAAGTTTGTGGGTTTGGGTTTAGCCTAAGCAGGTTCTTCAATTAATATATAGCTACatccttttttttttcaattttaggtTGCACATTATAAACGTGGCATAATATAGTAATTCTAATATGAGTTTGTTTGCTTATGTTAAATCCAGTAATCACTATTAAGATAGTAAGAAAACTAATTAATTTTTTCCCGATAAGACCCAGTTTAGAGTTCGATTTAGGTTCCGAAAAGTGTTAAAGTGTTGCCTCTGCCTTGCATACTAAGGTGGTCCAAACCGAAGGCCACGGTGAAGGTTTCAAGAATTTCACTGTCGGGTTTTGAGTTTTAGTGATAGTGTTCGCGTTAGAGTCTTAGAGGTTTTGTTGGTTGATGAGAAAATTTTGGTCTCGACGTCTTCGTGTGAGCCTAGAGGAAGGAAATTAAAGAGTTTACTCTATACTAAACACCTATGGTCCTTGCATATGATATTGTTAAGTCATTTACATGATTTGTGATTTACAAATGCTTTAGAAAGTCTCTAGTTACTTTATCTTACTTTTAAATGTCTCAAGATTTAAATTTTAATTAAACAAACTTATCAATTAAATTctaacatttaaataaaatgataagttAATTATATTATGGTTCCAAAATGTATTATTCTGATGAACATTTTCGCTTATGAATCTACAAATTTAGCAAGCCCTCCTTATATTTTTATTGTGTGTAACCAAACAATGATAAATGGTTGAAGTGGTTAACCTCATGTCTCTTTTAACAGATTGACTAGATTTCGAACCTTGCTAGTTGCAGGGTTCTTTTCTTTCTCGTGAGGCCTTTTTTAGGGATTTTTTTAACAAGCTGCagtttatttattttcatttttgtGGGATCCCATCTCTTCAATAACTAAGCTGCAGTTGAAAAGTCTTCTCTCTTTGTTGTTGAAATCCATAATAACTCAATATTTCAATCCAGGGGTGGACCTCTATCTTTGGGTGGGCGCACCTCTTAATAAAATTGGTGCATTTTTTAGGCGAAAATTTAATCGCAtcccttgaaaatatggttgaatcCCTTACTTGTACCCAGAAAATAATCTCTAACCCCGCCACTATTTCAATCGATTTGTCACCACCAAGTATAATGTTGACAAGGCACCAAGTGTAATGTTGACAAGGAATCTTACGTACATTACGTCAATGTATATTCACAACAAAACCCTACACGTGTTTTTTAATAATATCGTGAGTTGAAAATTGCTTTAAACAACTCAATTTCTCTCTTTTTGAACGGCAAATCTTACTAGTATCTATTTTACATCAATAATCCTAAAATATCTCGTTATTGAGAGGTCAGAGCCTGAAATCTCTCCTCTAA
This genomic stretch from Helianthus annuus cultivar XRQ/B chromosome 8, HanXRQr2.0-SUNRISE, whole genome shotgun sequence harbors:
- the LOC110869703 gene encoding putative B3 domain-containing protein At3g49610; this translates as MAEATETDFLKQQKGRRRIKNFLAAINYHDDDLQTTIKIMRMKLLEIQQRDSSAVINKPQTVRKIIFKFSGSKTVLHKHDDIEKDSRNMSHSETKRQKINNGGMQFVMDFIKSVGGSEAQFVIEKRLTISDVNPNQGRLLIPVLQLKNKKGFLTADEETMMGNKEDVSVWVFDPERRKSMLNLAKWKMSKECYVLKTNWNQVVKANGFKEEIVIRVLSFRVDDQLCFVLDRVA